A stretch of the Bacillus anthracis str. Vollum genome encodes the following:
- a CDS encoding alpha/beta fold hydrolase: MLWRIKDAEIYYEVVGEGKPVLIIHGCAPDHRLMMKCMESVFQKAEGYKRIYIDLPGMGKSNAPDWINSSDHILEVLTMFIEEIIPKKDFLLVGESFGGYLARGILSKMFERVNGLLLICPVVVAMQKERRLPDKQIIVQDKEFLNTLTSTEREEFSELAVVANEYTYKRFQEEIKPGLDVANYEFIERLQKNYSLTIDFHRKKYEKPVLLLAGRQDISVGYQDIIEIIDGYPRATLAVLDMAGHNLQIEQPELFESLVGEWITRTKQQNL, translated from the coding sequence ATGTTATGGCGAATTAAAGATGCGGAAATATACTATGAAGTTGTTGGAGAGGGGAAACCGGTCCTTATTATACATGGCTGTGCGCCCGATCATAGGTTAATGATGAAATGTATGGAATCAGTATTTCAAAAAGCTGAAGGTTATAAGCGAATATATATTGATTTACCTGGAATGGGAAAGTCGAACGCTCCAGATTGGATAAATAGTTCAGATCATATATTAGAAGTGTTAACTATGTTTATTGAAGAAATCATTCCAAAGAAAGATTTTTTACTAGTAGGAGAGTCTTTCGGCGGATATTTAGCTAGAGGGATACTTTCAAAAATGTTTGAGAGAGTCAATGGATTATTGTTAATATGTCCTGTGGTTGTTGCGATGCAAAAAGAAAGACGTTTACCGGATAAACAGATAATTGTACAAGATAAGGAGTTTTTAAATACGTTAACTTCTACCGAAAGAGAAGAATTTAGCGAGTTAGCAGTAGTAGCAAATGAATATACATATAAGCGATTTCAAGAGGAAATTAAGCCGGGGTTAGATGTTGCTAATTATGAGTTTATTGAAAGGTTGCAAAAAAATTACTCTCTTACTATAGATTTTCACCGTAAGAAATATGAGAAACCTGTTCTGTTATTAGCCGGAAGACAAGATATATCGGTAGGTTATCAAGATATTATAGAAATTATTGATGGTTACCCAAGAGCGACATTAGCGGTGTTAGATATGGCAGGGCATAATTTGCAGATTGAACAGCCTGAATTGTTCGAGAGTTTAGTAGGAGAATGGATTACACGAACGAAACAACAAAATTTATAA
- a CDS encoding VOC family protein, which translates to MKNWVKFRIARPTNKFEEVIAFYEKGLGLKRIGEFYDHEGYDGVMFGLPDEEYHLEFTRHIDGSPCPAPTKDNLLVFYMSEDSEMKKMSKRLHTLGYDEVEPENPYWKDKGITIEDPDGWRIVLMKIEEQGFKL; encoded by the coding sequence ATGAAAAATTGGGTGAAGTTTCGAATCGCACGTCCGACGAATAAGTTTGAAGAGGTTATAGCATTCTATGAAAAAGGATTAGGCTTAAAACGTATAGGTGAATTTTACGATCATGAAGGTTATGATGGGGTCATGTTTGGGCTCCCAGATGAAGAGTATCATTTAGAATTTACAAGACATATTGATGGGAGTCCTTGTCCAGCTCCGACAAAAGATAATTTACTTGTATTTTATATGAGTGAAGATAGTGAAATGAAAAAGATGAGTAAAAGGCTACATACATTGGGATACGATGAAGTGGAACCAGAAAATCCATATTGGAAAGATAAGGGGATAACGATTGAGGACCCAGATGGTTGGAGAATTGTGTTGATGAAAATAGAAGAACAAGGCTTCAAATTATGA
- the pepT gene encoding peptidase T, which yields MKEELIERFTRYVKIDTQSNEDSHTVPTTPGQIEFGKLLVEELKEVGLTEVTMDDNGYVMATLPANTDKDVPVIGFLAHLDTATDFTGKNVKPQIHENFDGNAITLNEELNIVLTPEQFPELPSYKGHTIITTDGTTLLGADDKAGLTEIMVAMNYLIHNPQIKHGKIRVAFTPDEEIGRGPAHFDVEAFGASFAYMMDGGPLGGLEYESFNAAGAKLTFNGTNTHPGTAKNKMRNATKLAMEFNGHLPVEEAPEYTEGYEGFYHLLSLNGDVEQSKAYYIIRDFDRKNFEARKNTIENIVKQMQEKYGQDAVVLEMNDQYYNMLEKIEPVREIVDIAYEAMKSLNIEPNIHPIRGGTDGSQLSYMGLPTPNIFTGGENYHGKFEYVSVDVMEKAVQVIIEIARRFEEQA from the coding sequence TTGAAAGAAGAACTTATTGAAAGATTTACGAGATATGTAAAGATTGATACGCAATCAAATGAAGATAGTCATACAGTGCCAACAACACCAGGACAAATTGAGTTTGGTAAGTTATTAGTTGAAGAGTTGAAAGAAGTTGGATTAACAGAAGTAACGATGGATGATAATGGATATGTAATGGCAACACTTCCAGCTAATACGGATAAGGATGTTCCTGTAATCGGCTTTTTAGCACATTTAGATACAGCAACAGACTTTACGGGGAAAAATGTAAAACCACAAATTCATGAAAACTTTGACGGGAACGCAATTACGTTAAATGAAGAGCTTAATATTGTATTAACGCCAGAACAGTTCCCAGAATTACCGTCTTATAAAGGACATACGATTATTACAACGGACGGTACAACACTGTTAGGAGCAGATGATAAAGCTGGTCTTACAGAAATTATGGTTGCAATGAATTATTTAATACATAATCCGCAAATTAAACATGGGAAAATTAGAGTTGCGTTTACGCCGGATGAAGAAATTGGCCGTGGCCCAGCACATTTTGATGTAGAAGCGTTTGGTGCATCATTCGCTTATATGATGGATGGAGGTCCATTAGGTGGTTTAGAATATGAAAGCTTTAATGCTGCAGGTGCAAAGTTAACGTTTAACGGAACGAATACACATCCTGGGACAGCGAAAAATAAAATGCGTAACGCGACGAAACTAGCTATGGAGTTTAATGGGCATTTACCAGTAGAAGAAGCACCAGAGTATACGGAAGGATACGAGGGATTCTACCATTTACTTTCTTTAAATGGTGATGTTGAACAAAGTAAAGCATATTATATTATTCGAGATTTTGATCGTAAAAACTTTGAAGCGCGTAAAAATACCATTGAAAATATTGTGAAACAAATGCAAGAGAAATATGGACAAGATGCAGTCGTTTTAGAAATGAATGATCAATACTATAACATGCTTGAAAAGATTGAACCAGTAAGAGAAATTGTTGATATTGCATATGAGGCAATGAAAAGTTTAAATATCGAACCAAACATTCATCCGATTCGCGGTGGAACAGATGGATCACAATTATCGTATATGGGATTACCAACGCCGAACATTTTCACAGGTGGTGAAAACTATCACGGTAAATTTGAGTATGTTTCGGTAGATGTTATGGAAAAAGCTGTTCAAGTTATTATAGAGATTGCAAGACGATTTGAAGAGCAAGCTTAA
- a CDS encoding permease has translation MRLTLFRYFLFFLGLIFFGLGNALAVKVKFLGLHPWEVLNMALYQRFGWTIGTWSVICGLCLVLISLLVDRKYINVGTFLNALLIGPIMDFFLQSNILPNASDYLWINLLILFAGIAITGIGGGMYVAAGIGAGPRDGFMLTISDKTGLSISRARIIVECVVLVIGFMLGGPVFIVTFLYTFIQSPIFQQSFKVFQTLLHTLQNKDKVSEHI, from the coding sequence ATGAGGCTAACTCTCTTTCGCTATTTTCTTTTTTTCTTAGGATTAATTTTCTTTGGCCTTGGGAATGCTCTTGCAGTCAAAGTGAAATTTCTCGGTTTGCATCCTTGGGAAGTTTTAAATATGGCCCTCTACCAAAGATTTGGATGGACCATTGGTACGTGGAGTGTCATATGTGGATTATGTCTCGTTCTCATTTCTTTACTAGTAGATCGAAAATATATAAATGTAGGTACATTTTTAAATGCACTACTTATCGGTCCCATTATGGACTTTTTCTTACAATCAAATATCCTTCCAAACGCTAGTGATTATTTATGGATAAACTTACTCATTTTATTTGCTGGTATTGCCATTACAGGTATTGGGGGAGGGATGTACGTTGCGGCTGGGATTGGTGCTGGACCTCGCGATGGATTCATGCTTACTATTTCCGACAAAACAGGTTTATCTATTAGCCGTGCTCGAATCATTGTAGAATGCGTTGTACTAGTTATTGGATTTATGCTCGGTGGTCCTGTTTTTATCGTAACTTTTCTATACACTTTTATTCAAAGTCCCATCTTTCAGCAATCATTTAAGGTGTTTCAAACACTTTTACATACTTTACAAAACAAAGATAAAGTTAGTGAGCATATTTAA
- a CDS encoding histidine phosphatase family protein, with amino-acid sequence MNTYIYMVRHGESPKLDGGERTRGLTEKGSLDVHKVTDILKTEGIDTFISSPYKRAVLTIEKTANLYEREILIYENLKECMFSSGDQVISDKEVYPLVQKMFSNPGYALAEGESYADCQRRVVKVLKEILMDFQGQKIVIGTHGLVMTLMMNYFDKQYGFEFLMNTSKPDIYKMEFKEKQLMNVERLWKAE; translated from the coding sequence ATGAATACATATATTTATATGGTTAGACACGGTGAATCACCAAAATTAGATGGGGGTGAAAGAACACGTGGTTTAACTGAAAAGGGAAGTTTAGACGTTCATAAAGTAACAGATATATTAAAAACAGAGGGAATCGATACTTTCATTTCAAGTCCGTATAAGAGGGCTGTATTAACGATAGAAAAAACAGCTAATCTCTATGAAAGAGAAATATTAATATATGAAAACCTTAAAGAGTGTATGTTTTCCAGTGGGGATCAAGTTATATCAGATAAAGAAGTGTATCCGCTTGTACAGAAAATGTTCTCTAATCCTGGCTATGCACTAGCGGAAGGAGAGTCATATGCGGATTGCCAGAGAAGAGTAGTGAAAGTGTTAAAAGAAATATTAATGGATTTTCAAGGACAAAAAATTGTAATTGGTACACATGGTCTTGTCATGACATTAATGATGAACTATTTCGATAAACAATATGGTTTTGAATTTTTAATGAATACGTCAAAACCAGATATATATAAGATGGAGTTTAAAGAAAAACAATTAATGAATGTAGAGAGATTATGGAAAGCGGAATAA